Proteins co-encoded in one Diaminobutyricimonas sp. LJ205 genomic window:
- a CDS encoding DUF3046 domain-containing protein produces MRLSQFWTAITDEFGEYGRVLTRDLALPEFGGLTAEEAIAAGHQPKAVWLALAKAADVPESRWHGVGQREPKK; encoded by the coding sequence ATGCGCCTCTCCCAGTTCTGGACCGCGATCACCGACGAGTTCGGTGAGTACGGCCGCGTCCTCACCCGCGACCTGGCCCTGCCGGAGTTCGGCGGGCTGACCGCAGAGGAAGCGATCGCCGCAGGTCACCAGCCGAAGGCGGTCTGGCTCGCGCTCGCGAAGGCAGCGGATGTCCCCGAGAGCCGCTGGCACGGGGTGGGGCAGCGCGAACCCAAGAAATAA
- the hisB gene encoding imidazoleglycerol-phosphate dehydratase HisB — protein MSAQPRVSRITRETSESSIELDLNLDGTGVSAISTTVPFFDHMLTAFAKHSLVDLTIKAKGDIEIDVHHTVEDIGISLGKAIKEAVGDKAGISRYGDAHVPLDDALARAVVDISGRPYLVHTGEPAGFEHHLIGGHFTGSMVRHVFEAIALNAGLTVHLTVLAGRDPHHIAEAEFKAFARAFRQAVASDARVSGIPSTKGAL, from the coding sequence ATGAGTGCACAGCCCCGCGTCTCGCGGATCACACGCGAGACCAGTGAGTCGAGCATCGAACTGGACTTGAACCTCGACGGAACCGGGGTCAGTGCCATCAGCACGACGGTCCCGTTCTTCGACCACATGCTCACCGCCTTCGCGAAGCACTCCCTCGTCGATTTGACCATCAAGGCCAAGGGCGACATTGAAATCGACGTGCACCACACGGTCGAGGACATTGGCATCTCGCTCGGCAAGGCGATCAAGGAAGCTGTCGGCGACAAGGCCGGGATTTCCCGCTACGGCGATGCCCACGTGCCGCTCGATGACGCCCTCGCTCGCGCCGTCGTCGACATCTCCGGACGGCCGTACCTCGTGCACACCGGTGAACCCGCCGGCTTCGAACACCACCTGATCGGCGGTCACTTCACCGGTTCGATGGTTCGGCACGTGTTCGAGGCCATCGCCCTCAACGCCGGCCTGACCGTGCACCTCACGGTGCTCGCCGGTCGTGACCCCCACCACATCGCCGAAGCCGAGTTCAAGGCGTTCGCACGCGCCTTCCGGCAGGCTGTGGCCTCCGATGCCCGCGTCAGCGGGATCCCGTCAACCAAGGGTGCTCTGTAA
- the recA gene encoding recombinase RecA translates to MASAADREKALETALAQIDRQFGKGSVMRLGSDERAPVATIPTGSIALDVALGIGGLPRGRIVEIYGPESSGKTTLTLHAIANAQRAGGIAAFIDAEHALDPEYAKKLGVDIDSLLVSQPDTGEQALEIADMLVRSGSIDLIVIDSVAALVPRAEIEGEMGDSHVGLQARLMSQALRKLTGGLNTTNTTMIFINQLREKIGVFFGSPETTAGGKALKFYASVRLDIRRIETLKDGTDAVGNRTRVKVVKNKMAPPFKQAEFDILYGVGISREGSLIDFGVDHGIVRKSGAWYTYDGDQLGQGKENSRNFLIQNPTIAAEIETKILAKLGIGAEGKAAAAAEAAGAVGAAGAAEAPVKPIQSKVAARKGA, encoded by the coding sequence ATGGCATCAGCAGCAGACCGCGAGAAAGCCCTCGAAACGGCACTCGCCCAGATCGACCGGCAGTTCGGCAAGGGCAGCGTGATGCGCCTGGGCAGCGATGAGCGTGCCCCCGTTGCCACCATCCCCACCGGCTCCATCGCGCTTGACGTCGCGCTCGGCATTGGCGGGCTCCCGCGTGGCCGCATCGTCGAGATCTACGGTCCGGAGTCGTCGGGTAAGACCACCCTCACGCTGCACGCCATTGCCAACGCGCAGCGCGCGGGCGGCATCGCTGCCTTCATTGACGCCGAGCACGCGCTCGACCCCGAGTACGCCAAGAAGCTCGGCGTCGACATCGACTCGCTGCTTGTCTCGCAGCCCGATACCGGTGAGCAGGCGCTCGAGATTGCCGACATGCTCGTGCGGTCAGGCTCCATCGACCTGATCGTGATCGACTCCGTCGCCGCACTGGTGCCGCGCGCCGAGATCGAAGGCGAGATGGGTGACTCGCACGTCGGCCTGCAGGCGCGCCTGATGTCGCAGGCGCTGCGCAAGCTGACCGGTGGGTTGAACACCACGAACACCACCATGATCTTCATCAACCAGCTGCGCGAGAAGATCGGCGTGTTCTTCGGCAGTCCCGAGACCACCGCCGGTGGTAAGGCGCTGAAGTTCTACGCGTCGGTCCGCCTCGACATCCGCCGGATCGAGACCCTCAAGGATGGCACCGACGCCGTCGGTAACCGCACCCGGGTCAAGGTCGTGAAGAACAAGATGGCTCCGCCGTTCAAGCAGGCCGAGTTCGACATCCTCTATGGCGTCGGCATTTCCCGCGAGGGAAGCCTGATCGACTTCGGTGTCGACCACGGCATCGTGCGCAAGTCCGGTGCCTGGTACACCTACGACGGTGACCAGCTCGGGCAGGGTAAAGAGAACTCGCGCAACTTCCTCATTCAGAACCCGACAATCGCCGCAGAGATCGAGACCAAGATTCTCGCGAAGCTCGGCATCGGAGCCGAAGGCAAGGCTGCTGCGGCTGCTGAAGCGGCCGGGGCCGTCGGAGCGGCCGGGGCTGCCGAGGCGCCGGTCAAGCCGATCCAATCGAAGGTCGCCGCCCGCAAGGGCGCGTAA
- the dapF gene encoding diaminopimelate epimerase — protein sequence MTSLNFTKGHGTGNDFVLIADPDGQLDLSPAQIAAIADRHFGVGGDGVIRVVRSRHLPDGAEALAEDESAEWFMDYYNADGSVAEMCGNGIRVFARFLLETGLAELEDGDTMAIGTRAGVKDLQRNLTGFQVDLGRWSLDGGEPLVRTRNLQVARPGLGISVGNPHVVVALASDDELQAADLGYIPIIDPVPEHGANVELVVPQDPLVRDGIGWIRMRVHERGVGETLSCGTGAAAAALATRHWAGAGAPNQWRVDVPGGTVGVRMFPTEDGEHVALSGPAELVYEGTLTV from the coding sequence ATGACGTCGCTGAACTTCACCAAGGGACACGGAACCGGCAACGATTTCGTGCTGATCGCCGACCCGGACGGCCAGCTGGACCTGTCGCCCGCGCAGATCGCCGCGATCGCCGATCGCCACTTCGGTGTCGGCGGTGACGGCGTGATTCGTGTTGTGCGGTCCAGGCACCTGCCCGACGGTGCCGAGGCGTTGGCCGAGGACGAGTCAGCGGAGTGGTTCATGGACTACTACAACGCCGACGGCAGTGTCGCCGAGATGTGCGGCAACGGCATCCGCGTCTTCGCCCGGTTCCTGCTGGAGACCGGACTCGCCGAACTCGAAGACGGCGACACCATGGCCATCGGCACCAGGGCCGGCGTGAAAGACCTGCAACGGAACCTCACCGGGTTCCAGGTCGACCTCGGGCGGTGGTCGCTGGACGGCGGTGAACCGCTCGTCAGAACCCGCAACCTCCAGGTGGCCAGGCCGGGCCTTGGGATCAGTGTCGGCAACCCGCACGTGGTGGTCGCCCTCGCGAGCGACGACGAACTGCAGGCAGCCGACCTCGGCTACATCCCGATCATCGACCCGGTACCCGAGCACGGCGCCAACGTCGAACTCGTGGTCCCGCAAGATCCGCTGGTCAGAGACGGCATCGGCTGGATCCGGATGCGGGTGCACGAGCGCGGTGTGGGGGAGACCCTGAGCTGCGGGACGGGCGCTGCCGCCGCGGCCCTGGCCACCCGGCATTGGGCAGGCGCCGGGGCTCCGAACCAGTGGCGCGTGGACGTGCCCGGTGGAACGGTCGGAGTTCGGATGTTCCCGACCGAAGACGGCGAGCACGTCGCCCTGAGCGGACCGGCGGAGCTGGTCTACGAGGGAACGCTCACCGTGTGA
- a CDS encoding regulatory protein RecX produces MTGRDGLARVTWLPGARPADEVPADEVPAVAGADVSEDGAWNEPEFDQASIERISMQALTRRGVSSREMHKLLVARGVDSDAASDEVARLERVALLDDAALAETLVRTLTERKGLGRSALSAELSRRLLDPVAVESALAALDGGDEAARARALALKRAPQLRSLDHEVAVRRLSAFLMRKGYSGAIVRGAVDAALGGRGGRSGPGGRTGVRFE; encoded by the coding sequence GTGACGGGCCGAGACGGCCTCGCCCGGGTGACCTGGTTGCCCGGGGCGAGGCCGGCGGACGAGGTTCCGGCGGATGAGGTACCTGCGGTTGCCGGTGCTGACGTCTCCGAGGACGGCGCCTGGAACGAACCCGAGTTCGATCAGGCGAGCATCGAACGCATCAGCATGCAGGCGCTCACCCGGCGAGGCGTCTCTTCCCGTGAGATGCACAAGCTGCTCGTCGCACGTGGCGTCGACTCCGACGCCGCCAGCGACGAAGTCGCCCGGCTCGAGCGGGTCGCGCTGCTCGATGATGCGGCTCTCGCCGAGACCCTGGTGCGCACCCTCACCGAGCGAAAGGGCCTCGGCCGCAGCGCCCTCTCCGCGGAACTGTCGAGGCGACTGCTCGACCCGGTCGCGGTGGAGTCCGCCCTCGCCGCGCTCGACGGCGGTGACGAGGCCGCCCGCGCCCGCGCACTGGCGCTGAAACGTGCTCCGCAGTTGCGTTCGCTCGACCACGAGGTGGCCGTCCGCCGGCTGTCAGCATTCCTCATGCGCAAGGGCTACTCGGGGGCCATCGTCCGCGGCGCCGTGGACGCCGCGCTCGGCGGCCGCGGCGGTCGAAGCGGCCCCGGTGGACGCACCGGCGTCCGCTTCGAGTAG
- a CDS encoding class I SAM-dependent methyltransferase produces the protein MAAEHYFSSMPSSEANLRQIHARLAGRDFQLTTAGGVFSPDHVDVGTQVLLSNTPAPPPGGNLLDLGCGWGPIALTLALESPHATVWAVDVNERALDLVRRNAEIAGVSNIKAVTPDEVPDDVVFMTIWSNPPIRVGKNELHSLLERWLPRLDHGTDAWLVVARNLGSDSLHRWLQTTFPDEFSFTRAATSKGFRVLRGKKR, from the coding sequence ATGGCCGCGGAGCATTACTTCTCATCAATGCCCTCGAGCGAGGCCAACCTGCGCCAGATTCATGCGCGGCTCGCCGGGCGTGACTTTCAACTGACGACCGCGGGTGGGGTGTTCAGCCCTGACCACGTCGACGTCGGCACCCAGGTGCTGCTCTCGAACACGCCCGCGCCACCGCCGGGTGGCAACCTGCTCGACCTTGGTTGTGGCTGGGGTCCGATCGCGCTCACCCTGGCCCTGGAGTCGCCACACGCGACCGTGTGGGCCGTGGATGTCAACGAGCGGGCTCTCGACCTGGTGCGCCGGAACGCCGAGATTGCCGGCGTGAGCAACATCAAGGCGGTCACACCCGATGAGGTGCCCGACGATGTGGTCTTCATGACGATCTGGTCGAACCCACCGATCCGGGTCGGTAAGAACGAGTTGCACAGCCTGCTGGAACGCTGGCTGCCCCGACTGGACCATGGCACGGACGCCTGGCTCGTCGTTGCACGCAACCTTGGTTCTGATTCCCTGCATCGTTGGCTTCAGACGACGTTCCCCGATGAGTTCAGTTTCACCCGTGCCGCGACCAGCAAGGGTTTCCGGGTGCTCCGGGGCAAGAAACGCTGA
- a CDS encoding LysM peptidoglycan-binding domain-containing protein has protein sequence MSTITLAPAPVRTRLRLTRRGRIVITGLVSLPLVLGVLFTSLNGGGATATSDRSAASFEYVTIQAGESLWGLAESIAPDADPRDVISDILSLNQVSTADVHPGLRLALPSAYSH, from the coding sequence ATGAGCACCATCACCCTGGCCCCTGCTCCCGTCCGCACCCGGCTGCGCCTCACCCGCCGCGGCCGCATCGTGATCACCGGTCTCGTCTCCCTGCCGCTCGTGCTCGGCGTGCTCTTCACCTCGCTCAACGGCGGGGGAGCAACCGCAACCTCGGACCGCAGCGCCGCGTCCTTCGAGTACGTCACCATCCAGGCCGGCGAATCGCTGTGGGGCCTCGCCGAGTCGATCGCGCCCGACGCCGACCCGCGGGACGTCATCTCCGACATCCTCTCGCTCAACCAGGTGAGCACCGCCGACGTGCACCCGGGGCTGCGCCTCGCGCTGCCGTCCGCCTACAGTCACTGA
- the miaB gene encoding tRNA (N6-isopentenyl adenosine(37)-C2)-methylthiotransferase MiaB: MSETLQTPRTYEVRTFGCQMNVHDSERLSGSLEAAGYVPATNGDADVVVINTCAVRENADNKLYGNLGHLASVKRKHEGMQIAVGGCLAQKDKSVILEKAPWVDVVFGTHNMGSLPALLERARHNDEAQLEILESLEVFPSTLPTKRDSTYSGWVSISVGCNNTCTFCIVPALRGKEKDRRPGDVLSEIQAVVDDGAIEVTLLGQNVNSYGVEFGDRQAFGKLLRAAGAIDGLERIRFTSPHPAAFTDDVIDAMAETPAVMPQLHMPLQSGSDRMLRAMRRSYRSEKFLGILDRVRAKMPDAAISTDIIVGFPGETEEDFQDTLRVVEQARFATAFTFQYSIRPGTPAATMDDQVPKEVVQERYERLTALQERISWEENQKVIGRTVEVLVATGEGKKDADTHRLSGRAEDSRLVHFEVPAGSSLPRPGDVVSVQVTHAAPFHLIADSVDGSPLKVRRTRAGDAWDRAQADSCAVPTPAASGTRPTAVSLGLPTLRVATTPIYDLGDGQR; this comes from the coding sequence ATGTCCGAGACCCTCCAGACGCCCCGCACCTACGAGGTGCGCACCTTCGGCTGTCAGATGAACGTGCACGACTCCGAACGGTTGAGCGGATCGCTCGAGGCTGCCGGCTACGTGCCCGCGACCAACGGCGACGCCGACGTGGTCGTGATCAACACCTGCGCCGTCCGCGAGAACGCCGACAACAAGCTGTACGGCAACCTCGGTCACCTCGCGAGCGTCAAGCGAAAGCACGAGGGCATGCAGATCGCGGTCGGCGGCTGCCTCGCCCAGAAGGACAAGTCGGTCATCCTCGAGAAGGCGCCTTGGGTGGACGTCGTCTTCGGTACCCACAACATGGGATCGCTGCCGGCGCTGCTGGAACGGGCACGACACAACGACGAAGCTCAGCTGGAGATCCTCGAATCCCTCGAGGTGTTCCCGTCCACGCTGCCCACCAAGCGTGACTCCACCTACAGCGGCTGGGTGTCGATCTCGGTCGGCTGCAACAACACCTGCACCTTCTGCATCGTGCCCGCGCTGCGCGGCAAGGAGAAGGATCGCCGCCCCGGCGACGTGCTCTCCGAGATTCAGGCGGTCGTCGACGACGGCGCGATCGAGGTCACCCTGCTCGGTCAGAACGTGAACTCCTACGGCGTCGAATTCGGCGACCGGCAGGCATTCGGCAAGCTGCTCCGCGCGGCAGGCGCGATCGACGGGCTCGAGCGCATCCGCTTCACCAGCCCGCACCCGGCCGCCTTCACCGACGACGTCATCGACGCGATGGCCGAGACCCCGGCCGTCATGCCGCAACTGCACATGCCGTTGCAGTCCGGCTCCGACCGGATGCTGCGGGCCATGCGACGCAGTTACCGGTCCGAGAAGTTCCTCGGCATCCTCGACCGAGTGCGCGCGAAGATGCCGGACGCCGCGATCTCGACCGACATCATCGTCGGCTTCCCCGGCGAGACCGAGGAGGACTTCCAGGACACCCTGCGGGTCGTCGAACAGGCCCGGTTCGCCACCGCATTCACCTTCCAGTACTCGATCCGCCCCGGCACGCCGGCGGCCACCATGGACGACCAGGTGCCGAAGGAGGTCGTCCAGGAACGCTATGAACGGCTTACCGCCCTGCAGGAGCGGATCAGCTGGGAAGAGAACCAGAAGGTCATCGGCCGAACCGTGGAAGTTCTGGTTGCCACCGGTGAGGGCAAGAAGGATGCCGACACCCACCGGCTCTCCGGACGAGCCGAGGACAGCCGACTGGTGCACTTCGAGGTACCGGCGGGCAGCAGCCTTCCCCGTCCCGGCGATGTCGTCAGCGTGCAGGTAACCCACGCGGCACCGTTCCATCTCATCGCCGACTCCGTCGACGGCAGCCCGTTGAAGGTTCGCCGCACTCGGGCGGGGGACGCGTGGGATCGCGCCCAGGCTGATTCCTGCGCGGTACCGACCCCCGCGGCATCCGGAACCCGTCCAACCGCCGTGTCGCTCGGACTGCCGACGCTGCGTGTGGCGACCACCCCGATCTACGACCTCGGCGACGGGCAGCGGTAG
- the lexA gene encoding transcriptional repressor LexA, whose translation MDEKAEPERRTRRRKNLSEKQLAILDVIQRSVSQRGYPPSMREIGDAVGLSSLSSVTHQLNQLELSGYLRRDPNRPRALEILIDLPAIEDSSETSAPVGDAAMVPMVGRIAAGIPITAEQQIEEVFPLPRQLVGKGDLFILKVVGDSMIDAAICDGDWVVVRQQKTAENGDIVAAMLDSEATVKVFRQRDGHTWLLPRNSNFEPILGDFAEVLGKVVAVLRTI comes from the coding sequence ATGGACGAGAAGGCTGAGCCCGAGCGCCGCACACGGCGCCGGAAGAACCTGAGCGAGAAGCAGCTCGCGATCCTTGATGTGATCCAGCGCTCGGTCTCCCAGCGCGGCTATCCGCCGAGCATGCGCGAGATCGGTGACGCAGTTGGCCTGTCCTCGTTGTCGAGCGTCACGCATCAGCTGAACCAGCTTGAGCTCAGCGGATACCTGCGGCGCGACCCGAACCGCCCCCGGGCGCTCGAGATCCTGATCGACCTCCCCGCGATCGAGGATTCGTCCGAGACATCCGCACCGGTGGGCGACGCGGCGATGGTTCCGATGGTCGGACGTATTGCCGCTGGCATCCCGATCACCGCCGAGCAGCAGATCGAAGAGGTCTTCCCGCTGCCTCGGCAGCTGGTCGGCAAGGGCGACCTGTTCATCCTCAAGGTCGTTGGCGACTCGATGATCGACGCCGCCATCTGCGACGGCGACTGGGTTGTCGTTCGACAGCAGAAGACCGCGGAGAACGGTGACATCGTCGCTGCGATGCTGGACTCCGAGGCTACGGTCAAGGTGTTCCGTCAGCGTGACGGGCATACCTGGCTGCTCCCCCGCAACTCGAACTTCGAACCGATCCTGGGTGATTTCGCCGAGGTGCTCGGCAAGGTCGTGGCGGTCCTGCGCACGATCTGA
- the hflX gene encoding GTPase HflX, which produces MTEREDKRGADEGAVDRVLAAEQSRSVGYARFGGRAEALQDADHYSDQRDGEQFEREDRAALRRVRGLSTELEDVTEVEYRQLRLENVVLIGVYSGGSLEDAENSLRELAALAETAGAAVLDGLLQRRPNPDPSTYLGRGKAQELADIVRAVGADTVVADTELAPSQRRALEDVVKVKVIDRTAVILDIFSQHAKSREGKAQVELAQLEYLLPRLRGWGESMSRQAGGQVGSAGAGMGSRGPGETKIELDRRRIHTRMAKLRKQIKGFAPAREAKRANRSRYEVPSVAIAGYTNAGKSSLLNRITQAGVLVENALFATLDATVRRTHTPDGRLYTLADTVGFVRNLPHQLVEAFRSTLEEVKDSEVIVHVVDGAHSDPASQITTVRDVIGEIDARDIPEIVVFNKADLLDADQRLLLRGLEPDAVFVSARTGEGVEELQQRIADLLPAPEVEMTLLVPYDRGEVISRLHVQGRVLKTEYLEKGTRVKALVHPSRVDGLSDFVEQHAR; this is translated from the coding sequence ATGACAGAGCGCGAAGACAAGCGCGGCGCCGACGAGGGCGCGGTCGACCGTGTGCTGGCCGCCGAGCAGTCCCGATCGGTTGGCTACGCCCGCTTCGGAGGGCGAGCGGAGGCGCTTCAGGACGCCGATCACTACAGCGACCAGCGCGACGGTGAACAGTTCGAGCGTGAGGACCGTGCGGCGCTCCGCCGCGTTCGCGGACTGTCGACTGAGCTCGAGGACGTCACCGAGGTTGAGTACCGGCAACTGAGGCTCGAGAACGTGGTGCTCATCGGCGTGTACTCCGGTGGCTCCCTCGAAGACGCCGAGAACTCGCTGCGCGAACTCGCAGCACTTGCCGAGACCGCCGGTGCGGCTGTGCTCGACGGGCTGCTTCAGCGCCGCCCGAATCCCGATCCCAGCACGTACCTCGGCCGCGGCAAGGCGCAGGAGTTGGCCGACATCGTCAGGGCAGTCGGCGCCGACACCGTGGTCGCCGACACCGAGCTCGCACCCAGCCAGCGCCGTGCGCTGGAGGATGTCGTGAAGGTCAAGGTAATCGACCGCACCGCGGTGATCCTCGACATCTTCAGCCAGCACGCCAAGAGCCGTGAGGGCAAGGCGCAGGTCGAACTCGCGCAGCTCGAGTACCTGCTGCCGCGCCTGCGCGGCTGGGGTGAGTCGATGAGCCGCCAGGCCGGTGGCCAGGTCGGATCCGCCGGCGCCGGCATGGGAAGCCGCGGACCAGGTGAAACCAAGATCGAACTCGACCGGCGCCGCATCCACACCCGGATGGCCAAGCTGCGCAAGCAGATCAAGGGCTTCGCGCCCGCCCGTGAGGCGAAGCGCGCCAACCGCAGCCGGTACGAGGTGCCGAGCGTTGCGATCGCCGGATACACCAACGCCGGCAAGTCGAGCCTGCTCAACCGGATCACCCAGGCCGGCGTGCTCGTCGAGAACGCGTTGTTCGCAACCCTGGACGCGACGGTCCGCCGCACGCACACCCCGGACGGGCGGCTGTACACGCTGGCCGACACGGTCGGGTTCGTGCGGAACCTGCCTCACCAGCTGGTCGAGGCGTTCCGGTCAACACTTGAGGAAGTCAAGGATTCCGAGGTCATCGTGCACGTCGTCGACGGCGCGCACTCCGACCCGGCCAGCCAGATCACAACCGTGCGAGATGTCATCGGCGAGATCGACGCGCGCGACATCCCCGAGATCGTCGTGTTCAACAAGGCCGACCTCCTGGACGCCGACCAGCGGTTGCTGCTGCGCGGACTGGAACCGGACGCCGTGTTCGTGTCGGCACGAACCGGCGAGGGCGTCGAGGAGCTGCAGCAACGGATCGCCGACCTGCTGCCCGCCCCCGAGGTGGAAATGACGTTGCTGGTGCCCTACGACCGGGGCGAAGTCATCTCTCGCCTGCACGTGCAGGGGCGAGTCCTGAAGACGGAGTACCTCGAGAAGGGCACCCGCGTGAAGGCGCTCGTGCACCCGTCGCGAGTGGATGGCCTGAGCGACTTCGTCGAGCAGCACGCCCGCTGA
- a CDS encoding histidinol-phosphate transaminase → MTSLADLPIRDDLRGQSPYGAPQKSVSIRLNVNENTHPMPDDVAEEIVARITAVVRGLNRYPDREFTDLRDSLAGYLGHGLDRSNIWAANGSNEVLQQILQAFGGPGRSVLGFPPTYSMHSILAAGTGTRWVAGPRDADFELSAATAVAAVEAERPDLVFFCSPNNPTGTPVSLDTIAAAYDATDGIVVVDEAYAEFAPADQPTALTLLPGRPRLIVSRTMSKAFAFAGARVGYLAADPAIADALRLVRLPYHLSALTQAAAIAALAHADEMLAMVEDIKAQRDRIITELRRLGYKTYRSWSNFVLFGGVANPNELFETLLAQDIIIRDLGIDGHLRVSAGTEAETTAFLEAMARIEA, encoded by the coding sequence GTGACTTCTCTTGCTGACCTGCCCATTCGTGATGACCTGCGCGGACAGTCGCCCTACGGCGCTCCGCAGAAGAGCGTGTCAATTCGGCTGAACGTCAACGAGAACACCCATCCGATGCCCGACGACGTGGCAGAGGAGATCGTCGCGCGGATCACCGCGGTCGTCCGTGGGCTGAACCGCTACCCGGACCGTGAATTCACCGACCTGCGCGACAGCCTCGCCGGGTACCTCGGACACGGCCTCGACCGCTCGAACATCTGGGCGGCGAACGGATCGAACGAGGTCCTGCAACAGATCCTCCAGGCCTTCGGTGGTCCCGGACGAAGCGTCCTTGGCTTCCCACCCACCTACTCGATGCACTCGATCCTGGCTGCGGGCACCGGAACACGCTGGGTCGCCGGGCCGCGCGACGCCGACTTCGAACTGTCGGCAGCGACCGCGGTGGCTGCGGTCGAGGCCGAGCGGCCGGACCTGGTCTTCTTCTGTTCCCCGAACAACCCGACGGGCACTCCGGTCTCACTCGACACCATCGCCGCCGCCTATGACGCGACGGACGGCATTGTCGTCGTCGACGAGGCCTACGCCGAGTTCGCGCCCGCCGACCAGCCGACCGCCCTCACACTGCTGCCGGGCCGGCCACGCCTGATCGTGTCCCGCACGATGAGCAAGGCGTTCGCCTTCGCCGGCGCCCGAGTCGGCTACCTGGCCGCGGATCCCGCCATCGCCGACGCGCTGCGGCTGGTGCGCCTGCCCTACCACCTGTCCGCGCTCACCCAGGCCGCTGCGATCGCCGCGCTCGCGCACGCCGACGAGATGCTCGCGATGGTCGAGGACATCAAGGCCCAGCGCGACCGGATCATCACCGAGCTTCGGCGGCTCGGCTATAAGACGTACCGCAGCTGGTCGAACTTCGTGCTGTTCGGCGGGGTCGCCAACCCCAACGAACTCTTCGAGACCCTGCTTGCGCAGGACATCATCATCCGTGACCTCGGCATCGACGGCCACCTCCGGGTCAGCGCCGGCACCGAAGCCGAGACGACGGCGTTCCTCGAGGCGATGGCTAGGATCGAAGCATGA
- the miaA gene encoding tRNA (adenosine(37)-N6)-dimethylallyltransferase MiaA, with product MLIAVVGATGTGKSALALDLAEALAADGRPAEIVNADAMQLYRGMDIGTAKLPLAERRGIPHHLLDVLEVTDEATVARYQIEARAAVEEIQDRGVVPILVGGSGLYVSSVLFDFRFPGTDPVIRRRLETELEQSGPGELYRRLRDLDPISAASIGASNGRRIVRALEVIQLTGEPFSAGLPDEPHYWRPTTLLGLTAPRDELIARLDARVQQMWADGLVDEVERLLPLGIEQGVTASRAIGYAQAIGQLRGTLDEPGAIEQTASLTRRYARRQVSWFKRYAHTTWLDYDDSNRLERALTAVGRN from the coding sequence ATGCTGATCGCCGTCGTCGGCGCCACCGGCACCGGCAAGTCGGCGCTCGCGCTCGATCTGGCCGAAGCCCTCGCGGCCGACGGCCGGCCTGCCGAGATCGTCAATGCGGACGCCATGCAGCTGTACCGCGGCATGGATATCGGCACCGCGAAACTGCCGCTGGCTGAACGCCGAGGCATCCCGCACCATCTGCTCGACGTTCTCGAGGTGACCGACGAGGCCACCGTTGCGCGCTACCAGATCGAGGCACGTGCCGCCGTCGAGGAGATCCAGGACCGCGGCGTCGTGCCGATCCTGGTCGGCGGCAGCGGGCTGTACGTGTCCTCGGTGCTGTTCGACTTCCGCTTCCCGGGCACCGATCCCGTCATCCGGCGGCGACTCGAGACCGAGTTGGAACAGTCCGGGCCGGGCGAACTCTACCGGCGGTTGCGCGACCTGGACCCGATCTCGGCGGCGTCGATCGGCGCCTCGAACGGGAGGCGCATCGTGCGAGCGCTCGAAGTGATTCAGCTGACCGGGGAACCGTTCAGCGCCGGGCTGCCCGACGAGCCGCACTACTGGCGGCCGACGACCCTGCTGGGGCTGACCGCGCCGCGCGACGAACTGATCGCCCGCCTCGACGCGCGGGTGCAGCAGATGTGGGCGGACGGCCTGGTCGACGAAGTCGAGAGGCTGCTGCCCCTGGGCATCGAGCAAGGGGTCACCGCCAGCCGCGCGATCGGGTATGCGCAGGCCATCGGGCAACTCCGCGGAACCCTGGACGAGCCGGGCGCGATCGAGCAGACCGCGTCGCTCACCCGGCGCTACGCCCGCAGGCAGGTGAGCTGGTTCAAGCGATACGCGCACACCACCTGGCTCGACTACGACGATTCAAACCGACTCGAGCGTGCCCTCACTGCGGTGGGGCGCAACTAA